One segment of Balaenoptera ricei isolate mBalRic1 chromosome 8, mBalRic1.hap2, whole genome shotgun sequence DNA contains the following:
- the LOC132369910 gene encoding elongin-B, which translates to MDVFLMIRRHKTTIFTDAKESSTVFELKRIVEGILKRPPDEQRLYKDDQLLDDGKTLGECGFTSQTARPQAPATVGLAFRADEAFEALRIEPFSSPPELPDVMKPQDSGSSANEQAVQ; encoded by the coding sequence ATGGACGTGTTCCTCATGATCCGGCGCCACAAGACCACCATCTTCACGGACGCCAAGGAGTCGAGCACTGTGTTCGAGCTAAAGCGCATCGTCGAGGGCATCCTCAAGCGGCCGCCGGACGAGCAGCGGCTGTACAAGGACGACCAGCTTCTGGACGACGGAAAGACATTGGGCGAGTGTGGCTTCACCAGCCAGACAGCACGGCCTCAGGCCCCAGCCACTGTGGGGCTAGCCTTCAGGGCAGATGAGGCCTTTGAGGCCCTGCGCATCGAGCCCTTCTCCAGCCCACCCGAGCTGCCGGATGTGATGAAGCCACAGGACTCAGGAAGCAGCGCCAATGAACAAGCTGTGCAGTGA